Proteins encoded together in one Planctomycetaceae bacterium window:
- a CDS encoding HIT domain-containing protein, with the protein MKRFNLWAPWRIGYIKGLAEKHDCFICHNVQNPAEDCENFVLWRTKTAIVMFNRFPYNNGHLLIAPIKHVPDFEGLNDEELLDANKLIVACQKALKLAVNPHGFNVGMNFGRCAGAGVPGHLHIHIVPRWDGDTNFMEVCGGTDVISQGMRELYSQLKDISVKNNLPGI; encoded by the coding sequence TTGAAGCGATTTAATCTTTGGGCGCCGTGGAGGATCGGATATATCAAAGGTCTGGCGGAAAAACACGATTGCTTTATCTGTCATAATGTGCAGAATCCCGCAGAAGACTGCGAGAATTTTGTGCTTTGGCGAACTAAAACAGCGATCGTAATGTTTAATCGTTTTCCATACAATAACGGGCATCTGCTTATCGCACCGATTAAACATGTTCCGGATTTCGAGGGATTGAACGATGAGGAACTTCTGGACGCCAATAAACTCATCGTCGCATGCCAAAAGGCTTTGAAACTGGCGGTCAATCCGCACGGCTTTAATGTCGGGATGAATTTCGGCAGATGCGCAGGTGCGGGCGTGCCGGGTCATTTGCATATTCATATTGTGCCCAGATGGGACGGCGATACGAACTTTATGGAAGTTTGCGGCGGAACAGATGTAATCAGCCAGGGGATGCGGGAGTTATATAGCCAACTTAAAGATATAAGCGTAAAAAATAATCTGCCGGGAATATAA
- a CDS encoding type II toxin-antitoxin system VapC family toxin: protein MLFDTDILIWCLRANAKAAQAIENAAERSISTISYMELLQGARDKKEIKAIRDFLKDTSFTIIPVTENISHRASVYMEEYCLKVQMSLADALIAATATENNIQLYTGNNKHYKQVKELSIKIFRP from the coding sequence ATGCTCTTTGATACAGATATATTAATCTGGTGTTTAAGAGCAAATGCCAAAGCTGCACAGGCAATTGAAAATGCCGCTGAAAGAAGTATTTCCACCATCAGCTATATGGAGCTTCTGCAGGGTGCAAGAGATAAAAAAGAAATCAAAGCAATTAGAGATTTTCTGAAAGATACCAGCTTTACAATTATTCCTGTAACAGAAAACATCAGCCATAGAGCATCTGTTTATATGGAAGAATATTGCCTGAAAGTACAAATGAGCCTTGCAGATGCACTTATTGCCGCCACCGCAACAGAAAATAACATCCAACTCTACACCGGCAACAATAAACATTACAAACAAGTAAAAGAGTTGAGTATTAAAATTTTTAGACCATAG
- a CDS encoding sodium/solute symporter (Members of the Solute:Sodium Symporter (SSS), TC 2.A.21 as described in tcdb.org, catalyze solute:Na+ symport. Known solutes for members of the family include sugars, amino acids, nucleosides, inositols, vitamins, urea or anions, depending on the system.) produces MELGILDVIVFAVFVICVIAVGLIKSRHESTSEDYFLAGRGLSWWLIGFSLIAANISTEQFVGMSGNAASHVGLAIASYEWMAAITLVVVAFCFLPYFLRAGIYTIPEFLEYRYNSAARAIMAVATMFIYMLLLGAVTYSGALTIKTLANQMGYNVTLLAGSLVIGIIAMLYVAAGGLKACAWADLIQGSALIVGGAVIMVFAFVKLGGVTEAAKVVDVHTGEVVVQSFTPGTGAVERFMSLNKIRMNMFLPATDSVLPWTALLLGLWIPNFYYWGLNQYITQRTLGSKSLAQGQRGIVFAAALKLIIPFTIVIPGMIAFNLYSKNMQYEAARDNAPVFARYLKANPNTGLVKIIQSPDANAITNWPQGIFMLAVVDNEKALKEMKAKNAFVLPMTKAELESAVPAEFTVFKSDDKSWKSALVNFAGELETYNTSVETAAKAAGKLVATEKFIAFKYDTALAQLLGNVLPQKVGIIGFVFAALLGAVVSSLAAMLNAASTIFSMDIFKKYMSPNASQKSIVFIGRLSVVIFSFIAIALAPQLGNPKISNSIFTIIQEGQGFISPGILAVFVFGFIVRKAPASAGVCGLLTNIIAYGVLKVPGPFVNVINRVLEIFHISYKISVPNIQFLNRMAICFALCLVVMTILRIVKPLAQPITFKTNTSIELHSSRGALIAGIVVVVITLVFYLIFSPLVLAK; encoded by the coding sequence ATGGAGTTAGGGATTCTGGATGTAATCGTATTCGCGGTGTTTGTAATCTGTGTTATAGCAGTCGGCCTTATCAAGAGCAGGCACGAAAGCACAAGCGAAGATTATTTTCTGGCAGGTCGCGGATTAAGCTGGTGGCTGATTGGATTTTCACTTATCGCAGCCAACATCTCAACGGAACAGTTCGTTGGTATGAGCGGTAACGCCGCGAGTCATGTCGGTTTGGCAATCGCAAGTTACGAATGGATGGCAGCTATTACGCTTGTCGTTGTCGCGTTTTGTTTCCTTCCATATTTTCTCCGCGCGGGCATTTACACGATTCCTGAATTTCTCGAATACAGATACAATTCGGCGGCCAGAGCGATTATGGCTGTTGCCACGATGTTTATTTATATGCTGCTTCTTGGTGCGGTAACATACTCCGGCGCTCTTACAATCAAGACTCTTGCCAATCAGATGGGATACAATGTAACGCTGCTGGCAGGCTCATTAGTTATCGGTATAATCGCGATGCTGTACGTCGCGGCGGGTGGTTTGAAAGCCTGTGCATGGGCGGATTTGATTCAGGGCAGCGCACTGATTGTCGGCGGGGCAGTGATAATGGTTTTTGCATTCGTCAAACTCGGCGGCGTTACAGAAGCGGCGAAAGTTGTCGATGTTCACACCGGCGAAGTTGTGGTGCAGTCTTTTACACCCGGAACCGGAGCTGTTGAGCGGTTTATGAGTCTTAATAAAATTCGTATGAATATGTTCCTGCCCGCAACCGACAGCGTTCTGCCGTGGACGGCTCTGCTGCTGGGTCTGTGGATTCCAAACTTCTATTATTGGGGGTTGAATCAGTATATCACGCAGAGAACACTCGGCTCAAAATCTCTGGCTCAAGGCCAGAGAGGTATCGTTTTTGCCGCGGCGTTAAAACTGATTATTCCGTTTACAATCGTCATACCGGGTATGATAGCGTTTAACCTGTATTCGAAAAATATGCAGTACGAAGCCGCTCGCGACAACGCACCTGTTTTCGCACGGTATCTCAAGGCAAATCCGAACACCGGCCTCGTTAAAATCATTCAGTCGCCGGATGCCAATGCGATAACAAATTGGCCGCAGGGCATTTTTATGTTGGCAGTTGTCGATAATGAGAAGGCATTGAAAGAAATGAAAGCTAAAAATGCTTTTGTGCTTCCAATGACAAAAGCGGAATTGGAATCAGCCGTACCTGCTGAATTTACAGTTTTCAAATCAGATGATAAATCATGGAAAAGCGCATTAGTGAATTTTGCCGGCGAACTTGAAACGTATAACACATCGGTCGAAACCGCCGCCAAAGCAGCAGGCAAACTTGTTGCAACTGAAAAATTCATTGCGTTTAAATATGACACGGCTCTTGCGCAGCTTTTGGGTAATGTTCTTCCGCAAAAGGTCGGCATTATTGGTTTTGTGTTCGCGGCGCTTCTGGGCGCTGTTGTAAGTTCGCTTGCGGCGATGCTGAATGCCGCCTCGACAATTTTCTCGATGGATATTTTCAAAAAATATATGTCGCCGAATGCTTCACAGAAGTCTATCGTATTTATTGGGCGATTAAGCGTGGTTATTTTTAGTTTTATAGCTATCGCTCTTGCTCCGCAGCTTGGCAATCCGAAAATCAGCAACAGTATTTTCACGATTATTCAGGAAGGACAGGGCTTTATTTCGCCGGGTATTTTGGCGGTATTCGTGTTCGGCTTTATCGTTCGCAAAGCACCTGCTTCTGCCGGCGTTTGCGGTTTGCTTACGAATATTATTGCCTATGGTGTTTTGAAGGTTCCGGGGCCTTTTGTTAATGTTATCAATCGTGTTCTTGAAATCTTTCATATATCATATAAAATTTCTGTGCCGAATATTCAGTTCCTTAACAGAATGGCGATATGCTTTGCGTTGTGTTTGGTTGTGATGACTATTTTGAGAATAGTCAAACCGCTCGCACAGCCGATAACATTTAAGACGAACACCTCGATTGAACTGCACAGTTCACGTGGCGCGCTGATAGCGGGCATAGTTGTTGTGGTTATTACGCTTGTGTTCTATCTAATTTTTAGTCCGCTGGTGCTGGCAAAATAA
- the dgt gene encoding dNTP triphosphohydrolase, protein MSDSLQAYAVTEANSKGRQFKEPQHAYRGAFERDRDRIIHTSAFRRLEGKTQVFTTQINDHYRTRFTHSIEVSQIGRTIAKVLGLNEALTEAVCLAHDLGHSPFGHSGEAALNELMKDFGGFEHNSQTMRIVDQIEKPYLDFVGLNLMYETRLSLAKHKTHFDNPLRSQKYPEINCSLEGQISDLADRIAYNCHDLEDGLRAKVLNYEMIKNLDLCKGAIVRCQAEAHGSGAIKYMRIAKVIIDMLVGDCIETSKALIKKENIQNLQQVLDRSDNLIAISDESEKGLRELEIFLLKNMYENPVVKAVSSQAKEWLTKVFCKFRDNPTLMPKFYQNLIPEFGLERTVCDYVSGMTDRYCLEMIK, encoded by the coding sequence ATGTCTGATTCTCTGCAAGCTTATGCAGTAACCGAGGCCAACAGCAAAGGCAGGCAGTTCAAAGAGCCCCAACACGCATATCGCGGAGCATTCGAGCGTGACAGGGACAGAATTATTCACACATCTGCGTTCAGAAGACTTGAGGGCAAAACACAGGTCTTTACAACGCAAATCAATGACCATTATAGAACGCGTTTTACGCATAGTATCGAAGTTTCGCAAATTGGCAGAACTATCGCAAAAGTACTTGGATTGAACGAGGCTCTCACTGAAGCTGTTTGTCTTGCGCACGATTTGGGACACAGCCCGTTCGGCCACAGCGGTGAAGCGGCGTTAAATGAATTGATGAAGGATTTCGGCGGGTTCGAGCATAATTCTCAAACAATGCGAATTGTAGATCAGATTGAAAAGCCATATCTTGATTTTGTCGGCTTAAATTTGATGTACGAAACCAGGCTGTCACTTGCCAAGCATAAAACACATTTCGACAATCCTTTAAGAAGTCAGAAATATCCGGAAATAAATTGTTCGCTGGAAGGGCAAATCTCTGATCTTGCCGACAGAATCGCTTATAACTGCCACGATTTGGAGGACGGCCTTCGCGCAAAAGTTCTGAATTATGAAATGATAAAAAATCTCGACCTCTGCAAAGGGGCAATAGTGAGATGTCAGGCGGAAGCTCACGGAAGCGGTGCAATTAAGTATATGCGAATCGCGAAAGTTATTATCGATATGCTTGTCGGCGATTGCATTGAAACAAGCAAAGCGTTAATCAAAAAAGAAAATATTCAAAACTTACAGCAGGTGCTCGATAGAAGCGATAATCTTATCGCAATCAGCGACGAATCTGAAAAGGGACTTCGTGAACTTGAGATTTTCCTTCTGAAGAATATGTACGAAAATCCGGTTGTCAAAGCAGTTTCATCGCAGGCAAAAGAATGGCTGACAAAAGTCTTCTGCAAATTCCGCGATAACCCGACGCTGATGCCGAAATTTTATCAAAACCTTATTCCTGAATTCGGTCTGGAACGAACAGTGTGCGATTATGTTTCCGGAATGACGGACAGGTATTGTCTAGAGATGATTAAATAA
- a CDS encoding class I SAM-dependent methyltransferase, which produces MHPQIFCIIQLYSIQGCFMKREYWNGLSDKYEDEIFSVLENDKRKLICGLIEKYGSSSKTVNDFGCGIGHLLGILAKNFQQVNAIDISYKFIARAKKRYKHLSNIEYTVADLADNALEFPKTHFGMSVNLLIMPSHSVRIKIFDSMIKHIRKNGHLLMVVPSIESVMLTNYMLAQWNLRDGINPIKAYSANFTSPETYSKNLCHGIVPIDGVPTKHYLKEELEAMMVENKMKIINMQKIEYKWDTEFAAPPKWMKAPYPWDWLILSQKR; this is translated from the coding sequence TTGCATCCGCAGATATTCTGTATAATTCAGTTATACTCTATACAGGGATGTTTTATGAAACGCGAATATTGGAACGGATTATCCGACAAGTACGAAGATGAAATCTTCAGTGTTTTGGAAAATGATAAGCGCAAACTGATTTGCGGGCTGATTGAAAAATACGGCTCATCGTCAAAAACAGTCAATGATTTCGGCTGCGGAATAGGGCACTTGCTCGGCATACTTGCGAAAAATTTTCAGCAAGTCAACGCAATAGACATTTCTTATAAATTCATCGCTCGTGCCAAAAAAAGATATAAACATTTATCAAACATCGAATATACAGTTGCCGATTTGGCAGACAATGCTTTGGAATTTCCGAAAACCCACTTTGGCATGAGTGTTAATTTGCTGATTATGCCTTCGCATTCAGTCAGGATAAAAATTTTCGATTCTATGATTAAACATATTCGGAAAAATGGGCATTTGCTTATGGTAGTTCCTTCGATTGAGTCTGTAATGCTGACAAATTATATGCTTGCACAGTGGAATCTGCGTGATGGTATTAATCCCATAAAAGCATACTCCGCGAATTTTACATCGCCGGAAACATATTCAAAAAACCTCTGTCACGGTATTGTTCCAATTGATGGTGTCCCAACAAAACATTATCTCAAAGAAGAACTCGAAGCGATGATGGTTGAAAACAAAATGAAAATCATCAATATGCAAAAAATCGAATATAAATGGGATACTGAATTTGCCGCTCCTCCAAAATGGATGAAAGCACCATATCCGTGGGATTGGCTTATTTTGTCACAAAAACGTTAG
- a CDS encoding metal ABC transporter ATP-binding protein: MAIIKINDVSISYNAHEALKDVSFAIEPGDFIALVGPNGAGKTTLVKSIFGLVSLNSGDIELFDTPAKRFADWGKLGYLPQQSSTINPLFPATVEEVIELGLLSQKKNPKSITGEDKTKVNEIVEKLKITDLKGRMLSELSGGQQQKVLLARCLVSNPQLLIFDEPSTALDPDSRESFFELIKNLNKQDGIAILLITHDAGFVGKYAQKMLYLDKKIVYFGNFREFCKSDDMRQFFGEHYQHIICHQHDHKSTN; encoded by the coding sequence ATGGCAATCATAAAAATTAATGATGTCTCAATCTCTTACAATGCTCACGAAGCATTGAAGGATGTTTCGTTTGCAATCGAACCGGGCGATTTTATCGCACTTGTCGGCCCGAACGGCGCTGGCAAGACAACGCTTGTAAAATCTATTTTCGGCCTGGTATCGCTAAATTCAGGAGACATAGAATTATTCGATACGCCGGCAAAAAGATTCGCCGATTGGGGCAAACTCGGCTATCTGCCGCAGCAGTCTTCGACAATCAATCCGCTTTTCCCGGCAACCGTTGAAGAAGTAATAGAGCTTGGTTTGTTATCGCAAAAGAAAAATCCGAAAAGTATTACCGGTGAAGACAAAACAAAGGTCAATGAAATAGTCGAAAAATTAAAAATAACTGACTTAAAAGGAAGAATGCTAAGTGAGCTTTCCGGCGGTCAGCAGCAAAAAGTCCTTTTGGCACGCTGTCTTGTTTCCAACCCGCAACTGCTGATTTTCGATGAGCCTTCGACAGCGCTCGACCCGGATTCGAGAGAATCTTTTTTTGAGCTTATCAAAAATTTAAACAAGCAGGATGGCATTGCGATATTATTGATTACGCACGATGCCGGTTTCGTAGGAAAATACGCACAGAAGATGCTCTACCTCGACAAAAAAATTGTTTACTTTGGCAATTTCCGAGAATTTTGCAAGTCGGATGATATGCGTCAGTTCTTCGGCGAACATTATCAGCATATAATCTGTCACCAGCATGATCATAAGAGCACAAATTAA
- a CDS encoding metal ABC transporter permease, whose protein sequence is MEIINFLQYAFIQKAFLAGSFIAVTCAALGMFLVLRKMSLISDGLSHVSFGAIAIGLFFGTYPYYIAVPIVMAASYLILKITEKAKVYGDAAIGIVSAVGISGGVIIASLSKGFNVDLLSYLFGNILSIRTSEVVLSVLLSLVVLAILYYYYWDLFSATFDVEYAKTTGIKTSRISVVLTLLTSLVVVLSVKVVGVMLVSSLMILPAAAALQNAKGFRAAIFIACCFSLISVLLGITFSFFLDIPAGATIVMINAVIFALAVIYKRIA, encoded by the coding sequence ATGGAAATAATAAACTTTTTACAATACGCATTCATTCAAAAGGCTTTTCTGGCCGGTTCATTCATCGCTGTAACTTGTGCGGCGTTGGGAATGTTTCTGGTTCTTCGCAAAATGTCGCTGATTAGCGACGGCCTTTCGCACGTAAGTTTCGGCGCAATCGCTATCGGCCTGTTTTTCGGCACATACCCGTACTATATCGCGGTTCCGATTGTTATGGCTGCTTCATATTTGATTTTGAAAATCACTGAAAAGGCGAAAGTTTATGGCGACGCGGCTATCGGCATTGTCTCGGCTGTCGGCATCTCCGGCGGCGTGATTATCGCGAGCCTTTCAAAAGGTTTTAACGTTGACCTTCTTAGTTATCTTTTTGGAAATATTCTTTCCATCCGAACAAGTGAAGTAGTCTTGTCCGTACTGCTTTCGCTTGTCGTACTGGCGATTCTTTACTATTATTACTGGGATTTATTTTCCGCCACGTTCGATGTCGAATACGCAAAAACCACCGGCATAAAAACCAGCCGAATCAGTGTGGTTTTGACACTGCTAACATCTCTTGTGGTTGTGCTTTCTGTGAAAGTTGTCGGCGTTATGCTCGTATCATCGCTTATGATTTTGCCTGCCGCAGCCGCACTTCAAAACGCAAAGGGGTTTCGTGCCGCGATTTTCATTGCATGCTGTTTTTCGCTGATTTCCGTTTTGCTCGGCATAACATTTTCGTTTTTCCTCGATATACCGGCCGGTGCAACGATTGTGATGATTAACGCTGTGATTTTCGCTTTGGCGGTAATCTATAAAAGAATCGCTTAA
- a CDS encoding LysE family translocator: protein MILFLLQVVVISLSGVLAPGPVMTAAIAQGTKSKHAGFFISLGHSAIELPLLAAIALGIGFIFEYPAAKIGIGLIGGLYLLWMGWGMFKEFKNYHETKLTFNSRGPFITGFILSATNPYFLLWWATVGLNLAKDAAGFGVLAIILFAIVHSLCDMTWLEIISFTSYKGSRLLSEKNQKNILIVCAAAIIFFGFYFIIKSLIYAV from the coding sequence ATGATTCTTTTCCTTTTACAAGTGGTCGTTATTTCCCTTTCCGGCGTTCTGGCTCCGGGGCCTGTAATGACCGCTGCGATAGCACAGGGTACAAAATCCAAGCACGCGGGATTTTTTATTTCGCTCGGCCATTCAGCGATAGAGCTGCCCCTTCTTGCGGCGATTGCATTGGGTATTGGTTTTATTTTTGAATACCCCGCAGCCAAAATAGGCATCGGTCTCATCGGCGGATTGTATTTGCTATGGATGGGCTGGGGAATGTTCAAAGAGTTTAAAAATTATCACGAAACAAAATTAACTTTCAATTCCCGCGGCCCTTTCATCACGGGTTTTATCCTTTCGGCAACAAATCCATATTTTCTTTTGTGGTGGGCAACGGTAGGATTGAATCTTGCGAAAGACGCTGCCGGCTTTGGAGTTCTGGCGATAATATTATTTGCAATTGTGCATTCGCTCTGCGATATGACCTGGCTGGAGATTATTTCGTTTACAAGCTACAAAGGCTCAAGATTATTAAGTGAAAAGAACCAGAAAAACATTCTTATTGTTTGTGCCGCAGCGATTATCTTTTTCGGCTTTTATTTTATAATTAAAAGTCTCATATATGCCGTATAG
- the ilvD gene encoding dihydroxy-acid dehydratase, with protein MKSDAVKKGFQHAPHRALLRACGLKDSDINKPFIGIANSFCEVVPGHKHLNIVAQKVKAAVRAAGGVPFEFNTIAICDGIAMGHTGMKYSLASREIIADAVESMVRAHCFDGLICIPNCDKVTPGMLMASVRVNVPTIFISGGPMAAGKDSKGNAVDLISIFEGVASYKAGKINAKRLHELECTGCPSVGSCSGMFTANSMNCLCEAIGMALPGNGTVLAISKERDKLYKAAGKQIIELVKKNLKPLDIITPKSIDNAFVLDMAMGGSTNTVLHTLAIANEAEIKYDLERINKISKKCPNICKVSPSSHWHVEDVNAAGGISAILKEISKIKGMLNLNCKTVTGKTLGQNIAKAKIKNYECIHKLKDAYSKTGGLSILKGNLAPNGCVVKTAGVAAKMLKHTGPAVIFESQEEACDGILAGKVKAGDVVIIRNEGPKGGPGMQEMLSPTSYIMGAGLGESVALITDGRFSGGTRGACIGHVSPEASVGGPIGLVKKGEIIEIDIPAKKISVKISNAELAKRRKKFVAPKPRITKGSLAKYAAMATSADTGGILKW; from the coding sequence ATGAAAAGTGACGCCGTCAAAAAAGGCTTCCAGCACGCCCCTCACAGAGCACTGCTTAGAGCCTGCGGTCTAAAAGATTCCGACATTAACAAGCCATTCATCGGCATAGCAAACAGCTTTTGCGAAGTCGTGCCCGGCCATAAACACTTAAATATTGTAGCTCAAAAAGTCAAAGCCGCGGTTAGAGCCGCCGGCGGAGTACCTTTTGAGTTCAATACCATCGCTATATGCGACGGCATCGCAATGGGACATACCGGTATGAAATATTCACTGGCATCCCGCGAAATTATCGCTGATGCGGTTGAATCTATGGTTCGCGCTCATTGCTTTGACGGTCTTATCTGCATTCCGAACTGCGACAAGGTTACGCCGGGAATGTTAATGGCATCCGTTAGAGTTAATGTCCCGACAATTTTCATCTCCGGGGGGCCGATGGCTGCCGGCAAAGACTCAAAAGGCAATGCCGTCGATTTGATTTCCATTTTTGAAGGCGTCGCGTCATACAAAGCCGGCAAAATCAACGCGAAAAGACTGCACGAACTCGAATGCACCGGCTGTCCGTCTGTCGGAAGCTGCTCGGGTATGTTCACGGCCAACAGTATGAACTGCCTTTGCGAAGCTATCGGTATGGCACTGCCGGGCAACGGAACTGTCCTTGCCATCAGCAAAGAAAGAGACAAACTCTACAAAGCGGCCGGCAAACAGATTATTGAATTGGTTAAGAAAAACTTAAAACCGTTAGACATCATCACACCAAAGTCAATCGACAACGCTTTCGTTCTCGATATGGCAATGGGCGGTTCAACAAATACCGTTCTGCACACTCTGGCAATCGCAAACGAAGCTGAAATAAAATACGACCTCGAGCGAATCAACAAAATCAGCAAGAAGTGCCCGAACATCTGCAAAGTTTCACCGTCAAGTCACTGGCACGTTGAAGACGTCAACGCCGCCGGCGGTATCAGTGCGATTTTAAAAGAGATTAGCAAAATCAAAGGTATGCTGAATCTCAATTGCAAAACCGTTACCGGAAAAACTCTCGGCCAAAACATCGCCAAAGCGAAAATCAAGAATTACGAGTGCATACACAAACTCAAAGACGCATATTCAAAAACTGGCGGCCTTTCAATTCTCAAAGGCAACCTCGCACCGAACGGCTGCGTAGTAAAAACCGCAGGCGTTGCGGCGAAAATGCTAAAACACACCGGCCCTGCTGTTATATTTGAAAGCCAGGAAGAAGCCTGCGATGGCATCCTCGCCGGCAAAGTAAAAGCAGGCGATGTTGTGATTATTAGAAACGAAGGCCCGAAAGGCGGCCCCGGTATGCAGGAAATGTTAAGCCCGACAAGCTATATTATGGGTGCAGGCCTCGGCGAATCAGTCGCGCTGATTACCGACGGCAGATTCAGCGGCGGAACTCGCGGCGCATGCATCGGCCATGTAAGCCCGGAAGCATCGGTCGGCGGGCCAATCGGTCTGGTTAAAAAAGGCGAAATAATCGAAATCGATATCCCTGCGAAGAAAATTTCGGTAAAAATTTCGAATGCCGAACTTGCCAAACGCAGGAAAAAATTCGTCGCTCCGAAACCAAGAATCACAAAAGGCTCGCTCGCTAAATATGCCGCGATGGCAACCAGCGCAGACACCGGCGGAATTCTGAAATGGTAA
- a CDS encoding YkgJ family cysteine cluster protein, with amino-acid sequence MPRKNNNCWYAAGLHFECQQCGNCCSGPEEGVIWIKKQEIEKLAEHLNMTPAELHKKYLRRIGLRITIKEDQRTKDCIFLRPINGSKGCSIYNFRPAQCRTWPFWEHNLYSPDDWNAAAQKCSGINKGRLYTFDEIEERKNM; translated from the coding sequence TTGCCAAGAAAAAATAATAATTGCTGGTACGCGGCCGGTCTGCACTTTGAGTGTCAGCAGTGCGGAAATTGCTGCTCCGGCCCTGAAGAAGGCGTTATCTGGATAAAAAAGCAGGAAATTGAAAAGCTCGCCGAGCATCTGAATATGACCCCGGCCGAACTGCACAAAAAATATCTGCGAAGAATCGGTCTGCGTATAACCATCAAGGAAGACCAGCGGACAAAGGACTGCATTTTTCTGCGGCCGATTAACGGCTCGAAAGGCTGCTCGATTTATAATTTCAGACCGGCACAATGCCGTACCTGGCCGTTCTGGGAGCACAACCTGTACAGCCCGGACGATTGGAACGCCGCTGCGCAAAAATGCTCCGGCATAAACAAAGGCAGACTATATACATTTGATGAAATCGAAGAACGAAAAAATATGTGA
- a CDS encoding GDSL-type esterase/lipase family protein, producing MSAKKTIIIIASILVFVVAAGAVIVGSIGAYVYFSIPASAGKGPAGPQVPAEPFQKVWKQDMVFLLGAGDSITEGFGALNGQSYFDRLIANPADDCCDMIGKTLTAVFPKFMSRNIAVSKTVSKQHLEEIQKFPVQSQNVFGIIVITTGGNDLIHSYGKSKPAECAMYGATFEQAKPWIENFRKRLDDMVFVITEKFPGGCEIFIANIYDPTDGCGNTNSLFTGMRRWPDGLKILDEYNKAIADCDKQYRKVHLVDIHTPFLGHGINSKKFWLKTYCKDDPHYWYDSNIEDPNPRGYDAIRRAFLLKMIEVFTN from the coding sequence ATGTCTGCGAAAAAGACGATTATAATCATCGCGTCAATTTTGGTTTTTGTTGTCGCGGCCGGTGCGGTTATTGTCGGTTCGATTGGGGCGTATGTTTATTTTAGCATTCCTGCTTCGGCGGGCAAAGGCCCGGCAGGGCCGCAAGTACCTGCTGAACCATTCCAAAAGGTCTGGAAGCAGGATATGGTTTTTCTGCTCGGCGCAGGCGATAGTATCACTGAAGGCTTTGGTGCATTGAACGGGCAATCTTATTTTGACAGGTTAATTGCTAATCCTGCTGACGATTGCTGCGATATGATAGGCAAAACGCTCACGGCTGTTTTTCCGAAATTTATGTCGAGGAATATCGCTGTTTCAAAAACAGTATCGAAGCAGCATCTTGAAGAGATTCAAAAATTTCCCGTTCAGTCGCAGAATGTGTTCGGCATTATTGTTATCACCACAGGCGGAAACGATTTGATACACAGCTATGGCAAATCGAAACCTGCCGAATGCGCGATGTACGGCGCAACTTTTGAACAGGCAAAACCGTGGATTGAAAATTTCCGCAAACGTCTGGACGATATGGTCTTTGTGATAACTGAAAAATTCCCCGGTGGGTGCGAAATCTTCATAGCGAACATTTACGACCCAACTGACGGCTGCGGTAATACCAACAGCCTATTTACAGGTATGCGGCGATGGCCGGACGGATTAAAGATTTTAGACGAGTATAATAAGGCTATTGCCGACTGCGACAAGCAATACCGAAAAGTGCATCTGGTCGATATTCACACGCCTTTTCTCGGCCACGGCATAAACAGCAAAAAATTCTGGCTGAAAACCTATTGCAAAGACGACCCGCATTACTGGTATGATTCAAACATCGAAGACCCCAACCCAAGAGGTTATGATGCGATAAGAAGAGCATTTCTCTTGAAAATGATTGAAGTTTTTACGAATTAA